One Nitrosomonas sp. PY1 DNA window includes the following coding sequences:
- the accD gene encoding acetyl-CoA carboxylase, carboxyltransferase subunit beta has protein sequence MSWFQKIIPPKIKKKGAGEKKIVPEGLWSKCKNCEAVLYYSDLAKNLNVCPRCGYHNRISARSRIDWLLDPDHRMEIGAEVIAIDALKFKDSKRYVDRLTQAKEGTDENDSLVVVQGRIKDLPIVVAAFEFGFMGGSMGSVVGERFVRGIQACIEQQMPFVCFSASGGARMQEGLFSLMQMAKTSAALTRLSHCNLPFISVLTDPTMGGVSASFAFIGDIVIAEPDALIGFAGPRVIEQTVRQTLPEGFQRSEFLLEHGAIDMIVDRRQMREKIANLCMQLMCRSAVN, from the coding sequence ATGAGCTGGTTTCAAAAAATAATTCCACCAAAAATTAAGAAGAAGGGAGCCGGTGAAAAGAAGATTGTACCGGAAGGCTTGTGGAGCAAATGTAAAAATTGTGAGGCTGTGCTTTACTATTCGGATCTTGCAAAGAATCTAAACGTTTGTCCGAGGTGCGGCTACCATAATCGTATTTCCGCTCGTAGTCGGATTGATTGGCTACTGGATCCTGATCATCGTATGGAAATCGGTGCCGAAGTGATTGCCATTGATGCATTGAAGTTTAAAGATAGCAAGCGATATGTTGATCGTTTAACACAAGCGAAAGAAGGCACTGATGAGAATGACTCTCTGGTGGTCGTGCAAGGAAGAATTAAAGACCTCCCGATTGTTGTGGCGGCGTTTGAATTTGGTTTTATGGGTGGATCGATGGGTTCAGTAGTAGGTGAGCGCTTTGTTAGAGGTATACAAGCGTGTATTGAACAGCAAATGCCTTTTGTATGTTTTAGCGCCAGTGGCGGCGCTCGTATGCAGGAGGGTTTGTTTTCATTGATGCAAATGGCAAAAACATCTGCGGCCTTAACACGATTAAGTCATTGTAACTTGCCTTTTATCTCTGTTCTGACAGACCCTACTATGGGCGGTGTGTCGGCTAGTTTCGCTTTCATTGGGGATATTGTGATTGCTGAACCGGATGCATTGATCGGTTTTGCCGGGCCGCGCGTAATTGAGCAAACGGTTCGTCAGACGCTTCCAGAAGGGTTTCAGCGCTCAGAATTTTTATTGGAACACGGTGCAATCGATATGATTGTTGATCGTCGACAAATGCGCGAAAAGATCGCCAATTTATGTATGCAATTGATGTGCCGGTCGGCTGTGAACTAA
- the trpA gene encoding tryptophan synthase subunit alpha has protein sequence MNRIAQTFANLKMQNRKALIPFITAGDPYPEVTVQLMHQLVQSGADIIELGVPFSDPMADGPTIQRSTERALKHQVSLNKVLDLVEEFRKVDVNTPIVLMGYANPVEALGYEAFASKAKKCGVDGILIVDYPPEESGKWVKCLNEYGIDAIFLLSPTTPKSRMEHVAKLAKGYVYYVSLKGVTGASHLDLENVNMMLKELRKHIAIPIGVGFGIRDGATAWAVANLADAVVIGSRIIEEIEHAKQDDLLAKVGVLLTSFRQAMDEQH, from the coding sequence ATGAATCGAATTGCTCAAACATTTGCAAATCTGAAGATGCAAAATCGCAAGGCACTGATTCCATTTATCACTGCAGGCGATCCATACCCCGAAGTAACCGTTCAACTGATGCATCAATTGGTACAGTCGGGCGCTGATATCATTGAATTGGGAGTTCCTTTTTCCGATCCTATGGCGGATGGTCCAACAATACAAAGATCAACCGAACGCGCTTTGAAGCATCAAGTTAGCCTTAATAAAGTGCTGGACCTTGTTGAGGAATTTAGAAAAGTAGATGTTAATACACCAATCGTTCTGATGGGTTATGCTAATCCAGTCGAAGCATTGGGGTATGAAGCTTTTGCAAGCAAAGCAAAAAAATGCGGTGTTGATGGAATATTGATTGTGGATTATCCTCCAGAAGAATCAGGAAAATGGGTGAAATGTCTTAATGAATATGGCATTGATGCCATATTCTTGTTATCTCCGACTACACCGAAATCTCGGATGGAGCATGTGGCCAAACTCGCCAAAGGTTATGTGTATTATGTTTCTTTAAAAGGTGTAACTGGTGCATCGCATCTCGATCTTGAAAATGTAAACATGATGTTAAAAGAGTTACGAAAACATATTGCGATTCCTATTGGTGTTGGGTTTGGTATACGCGATGGCGCTACAGCCTGGGCTGTAGCTAACTTAGCTGATGCGGTGGTGATAGGGAGTCGAATTATTGAAGAAATTGAGCATGCGAAACAAGACGACTTATTAGCAAAAGTAGGGGTACTGCTGACGAGTTTTCGTCAGGCGATGGACGAACAACATTAA
- the trpB gene encoding tryptophan synthase subunit beta: MSTYDLPGRDGHFGPYGGIFVAETLISALEDLRQKYEYYRTDPEFQAEFSYELKHYVGRPSPIYHAKRWSEYLGGAQILLKREDLNHTGAHKINNTVGQALLARRLGKKRVIAETGAGQHGVASATVAARYGMECVVYMGSEDVKRQATNVYRMKLLGATVVPVESGSRTLKDALNEAMRDWVTNVENTFYIIGTVAGPHPYPMMVRDFQAIIGMEAKVQMQEFFGRQPDALIACVGGGSNAIGLFYPYIDDSGVRLIGVEAAGKGIETRQHAATLSTGRPGVLHGNRTYLIQDENGQIVETHSISAGLDYPGVGPEHAWLKDCGRAEYVAITDHEALQAFHDLCRYEGIMPALESSHALAHAAKYAPTLPRDKLLLVNLSGRGDKDMATVAQMSGLSL, encoded by the coding sequence GTGAGTACTTATGATCTTCCTGGTCGGGACGGCCACTTTGGTCCCTATGGTGGAATTTTTGTAGCGGAAACATTGATTTCAGCGCTGGAAGATTTGCGCCAAAAATATGAATACTATCGTACCGATCCTGAGTTTCAGGCCGAATTCTCTTATGAACTAAAGCACTATGTTGGTAGACCAAGTCCGATTTATCATGCGAAAAGATGGTCAGAATATCTAGGTGGCGCCCAGATTCTATTAAAGCGGGAAGATTTAAATCATACTGGAGCGCATAAAATCAATAATACTGTTGGTCAGGCTCTGCTAGCACGGCGTTTGGGTAAAAAAAGGGTAATTGCGGAAACGGGAGCAGGTCAGCATGGTGTTGCGAGCGCGACTGTGGCTGCACGGTACGGCATGGAATGTGTCGTATATATGGGATCTGAAGACGTGAAGCGGCAAGCAACCAATGTATATCGTATGAAACTTCTGGGTGCTACGGTTGTACCCGTTGAGTCTGGATCGCGCACATTGAAAGATGCGCTGAACGAGGCGATGCGAGACTGGGTAACTAATGTCGAAAATACTTTCTATATTATTGGTACGGTAGCCGGACCTCATCCTTATCCGATGATGGTAAGGGATTTTCAAGCAATTATCGGTATGGAAGCTAAGGTACAAATGCAAGAGTTTTTCGGACGCCAACCCGATGCGCTGATTGCTTGTGTTGGTGGTGGATCTAATGCAATTGGCTTGTTTTATCCGTATATTGATGATAGTGGTGTTCGCTTGATCGGTGTTGAAGCCGCAGGCAAGGGTATTGAGACCCGGCAACACGCTGCTACTTTGTCTACAGGGAGGCCTGGTGTATTGCATGGGAACCGTACCTATCTTATTCAGGATGAGAATGGTCAAATTGTCGAAACACACTCAATATCGGCTGGATTGGATTATCCCGGTGTTGGACCGGAGCATGCTTGGCTTAAAGATTGTGGAAGAGCAGAGTATGTTGCAATTACTGATCATGAAGCATTGCAGGCTTTTCATGATTTATGCCGATATGAAGGTATTATGCCCGCGTTAGAGTCAAGCCATGCACTGGCTCATGCGGCTAAATATGCGCCAACTCTACCTAGGGATAAGTTATTATTGGTCAATTTATCTGGGCGTGGTGACAAAGATATGGCAACCGTGGCGCAAATGTCTGGCTTGTCACTTTAG
- a CDS encoding phosphoribosylanthranilate isomerase translates to MSVRVKVCGITRREDAVSAVKAGVDAIGFVFWPQSPRYINIDSAYSIACQIPSFVTVVGVYVDPDVSWVEQTIKAVKLNLLQFHGNESPEFCAQFAVPYIKAIRMKEDTDLLQYAQQYKAAKGLLVDTYTPGIPGGTGHTFDWGLIPQQLPLPLILSGGLNPQNVSNAIRETRPWAVDVSSGVEVSKGIKNEEKIFAFMQGVKR, encoded by the coding sequence ATGTCGGTACGTGTTAAAGTATGCGGGATTACTCGCCGTGAGGATGCTGTGTCAGCCGTTAAGGCTGGTGTAGATGCGATTGGTTTTGTGTTCTGGCCACAAAGCCCTCGTTATATTAATATTGATTCAGCCTACTCTATTGCTTGTCAGATACCTTCTTTTGTTACTGTTGTCGGTGTTTATGTTGATCCGGATGTGTCTTGGGTTGAGCAAACCATAAAAGCAGTTAAATTAAATTTATTGCAATTTCATGGTAATGAATCACCTGAATTTTGTGCGCAATTCGCTGTGCCGTATATCAAAGCAATAAGAATGAAAGAAGATACGGATTTGCTACAATATGCACAGCAGTATAAAGCTGCCAAAGGCTTACTTGTCGATACGTATACGCCCGGTATACCTGGAGGGACTGGGCATACTTTTGATTGGGGCCTTATTCCACAACAATTGCCGCTGCCATTGATACTTTCGGGTGGGCTAAACCCGCAAAATGTGTCAAATGCCATTCGGGAAACACGGCCATGGGCTGTTGATGTTTCTAGTGGGGTAGAAGTTTCTAAAGGAATTAAAAACGAAGAAAAAATTTTTGCTTTTATGCAGGGGGTTAAGCGGTGA
- the truA gene encoding tRNA pseudouridine(38-40) synthase TruA — translation MRICLVLEYDGSRYCGWQSQPQSCAIQDILELALSLIAQEKIHVTTAGRTDAGVHALYQVVHFDTESKRPISAWIRGVNAKLPNDIAIRWATEVLSDFHARYSALERRYLYLLLNQPTRPGLQVGKVGWFHQALILEKMQIAGNLLLGEHDFSSFRAAECQAKSPIRTITHLQIQRYGNLIVFDLRANAFLQHMVRNIIGNLVYIGKGKYPPEWMQDLLQGGNRMLAAPTFSPAGLYLAKVSYPDQWALPDFSVMPLVPEILYNQ, via the coding sequence GTGCGAATTTGTTTAGTACTGGAGTATGACGGAAGTCGTTATTGTGGTTGGCAAAGTCAACCCCAGAGCTGCGCAATTCAAGATATTCTTGAACTGGCTTTGTCTCTAATTGCGCAAGAGAAAATTCATGTTACTACAGCAGGTCGTACTGATGCAGGTGTACATGCACTCTATCAGGTTGTGCATTTCGATACCGAATCGAAGCGTCCTATTAGTGCGTGGATACGCGGGGTGAATGCAAAATTACCGAATGACATTGCAATTCGCTGGGCAACTGAGGTTTTATCAGATTTTCATGCAAGATACAGTGCACTTGAACGGCGCTACCTTTATCTGCTTCTGAATCAACCCACACGCCCAGGACTACAGGTAGGAAAGGTAGGGTGGTTTCATCAAGCGTTGATATTGGAGAAAATGCAAATTGCAGGAAACCTGCTACTGGGTGAGCATGATTTTTCTTCTTTTCGAGCAGCTGAATGTCAAGCAAAGTCGCCCATACGGACCATTACACACTTACAAATACAGCGCTACGGTAATTTAATCGTTTTTGATTTGCGTGCGAATGCATTTTTGCAACATATGGTCAGAAATATTATCGGTAATTTGGTATACATTGGTAAAGGCAAATATCCCCCAGAATGGATGCAAGACTTACTACAAGGTGGTAACCGTATGCTAGCGGCACCAACATTTTCACCAGCGGGTTTATATTTGGCAAAAGTGTCTTATCCCGACCAATGGGCATTACCAGATTTCTCTGTAATGCCTTTAGTGCCAGAGATATTATATAATCAATAG
- a CDS encoding FimV/HubP family polar landmark protein, which yields MYKTSFRVSLFLIILFLPSVLFAAGLGKLSLMSALGQPLSAEIDIVTANKSEIPSLRASIASQEAFAQAGIQYEPFFSTVKVSVESRVNGNPYIKLSSPQAINDPFLNLLVELNWASGRILREYAVLLDPAESSPQQVTAPSVASPVVAAPQQNKLTESEIPKKIPPKDKQAPPTENNSSAYRTTGTYGPVVPGDNLSVIARQVLPAGVDLNQMLVALYRANRDAFIAGNMNLLRVGAVLKIPEKSEADAIDKKSANSEIRVQVVDWQNYRSRLASSSRDESSRRTIRQSDQGKITTRIEKQATSSNVEPKEVLRLSSALQTDGNKDSAAPSNVADRLRMMEEDAIAKNLSLKEANERVAMLEKSVENLKKLLELKDATLAQAQVRAESTGKVATEPEIRPEAVIAQPPQQSSVQLQQDSESVTENDQVDVTIPDAGTTPTEQSAPVEAVMPASLPLPVSDTNDEEMSLTDQIFANIEYVGAFLMVALLSALLWVRKRRQNKEDDDKNDKAAEGFSSRMKSRMAAMSGAQQVAAADGYAESSDEDSTYQSAASAEQSNEEDQDFEQNTVLYANLPEKSDAAEFDSQLQIDSENNETKHSHQSRDIDLTDDGINTDVHPVQVNYETEFDLSDANESVQNDQVKIDSSDYESVKDLEVGETVLNFDSVTESNTDQSNTIDFDFSEDAINLADDAIQNAKLAKSDKASAPNHDHPSALELMDEPSISEQFDSDEVDTTSKVIPIVPELGLESINLDIESADSVAQKDKESDLSENSEQWQEVETKLDLAKAYQEMDDKEGAKEMLEEVIRDGDAKQKRAAKKLMKSL from the coding sequence GTGTATAAAACTTCCTTTAGAGTAAGCTTGTTCTTAATCATTTTGTTCCTTCCCTCGGTACTTTTTGCAGCAGGACTGGGTAAATTATCGCTCATGTCTGCTTTAGGGCAACCACTGAGTGCTGAAATCGATATTGTTACTGCCAATAAAAGTGAGATTCCTTCACTTCGGGCGAGCATTGCATCGCAAGAGGCGTTTGCTCAGGCTGGTATTCAATATGAGCCTTTTTTTTCAACAGTTAAAGTTTCTGTCGAATCGAGAGTAAATGGCAATCCTTATATAAAGCTTAGTTCACCACAAGCGATCAACGATCCTTTTTTGAATTTATTAGTAGAATTGAATTGGGCGTCTGGTCGGATTCTGCGCGAATATGCGGTATTGCTGGATCCAGCAGAATCTTCTCCGCAGCAAGTCACCGCACCAAGTGTTGCATCGCCTGTCGTGGCAGCACCTCAGCAAAATAAGCTTACAGAATCAGAGATACCTAAAAAAATACCGCCTAAAGACAAGCAAGCTCCGCCAACTGAAAATAATTCTTCAGCATACAGAACGACAGGAACTTACGGTCCTGTCGTTCCTGGTGATAATTTGTCAGTGATCGCACGTCAAGTATTGCCCGCAGGTGTTGACTTGAATCAGATGTTAGTTGCGCTTTATCGTGCCAATCGTGATGCATTTATTGCTGGCAATATGAATTTGCTGAGAGTTGGTGCGGTTTTGAAAATACCAGAGAAAAGTGAAGCTGATGCGATCGACAAAAAATCGGCGAACTCAGAAATTCGTGTGCAAGTGGTTGATTGGCAAAACTATCGCTCAAGATTAGCGTCTTCATCCCGTGATGAATCTTCTCGGAGAACGATACGTCAATCAGATCAAGGCAAAATTACCACTCGAATCGAGAAACAAGCGACTAGCTCGAATGTGGAACCTAAAGAAGTGTTGCGCTTATCCAGTGCGTTACAAACGGATGGTAATAAAGATTCTGCTGCTCCATCAAATGTGGCAGACCGTTTGCGTATGATGGAAGAAGATGCTATCGCAAAAAACCTTTCACTTAAAGAAGCGAATGAACGTGTGGCAATGCTTGAAAAAAGCGTTGAGAATTTAAAAAAACTTTTAGAGTTGAAAGATGCCACACTTGCTCAAGCGCAAGTCAGAGCGGAATCCACTGGCAAAGTAGCAACTGAACCGGAAATTAGGCCTGAGGCTGTGATTGCACAACCTCCTCAACAGTCATCCGTACAGTTACAGCAAGACAGTGAGTCGGTAACTGAAAACGATCAAGTAGATGTAACAATTCCAGATGCGGGAACAACACCTACCGAACAGTCGGCGCCTGTGGAAGCGGTAATGCCGGCATCGCTACCACTACCGGTATCAGATACGAATGATGAGGAGATGTCACTAACCGATCAGATTTTTGCCAATATTGAGTATGTGGGTGCCTTTTTAATGGTGGCTTTGTTGTCCGCATTATTGTGGGTGCGTAAGCGTCGGCAAAATAAAGAAGATGATGATAAAAACGACAAAGCAGCAGAAGGCTTTTCCTCTAGGATGAAATCGAGAATGGCGGCCATGTCCGGCGCACAACAAGTTGCTGCGGCAGATGGTTATGCTGAGTCGAGCGATGAAGATTCAACCTACCAGAGTGCTGCGAGTGCTGAGCAATCTAATGAAGAAGATCAAGATTTTGAACAGAATACTGTTTTATACGCAAATCTTCCCGAGAAGTCGGATGCGGCTGAATTTGATTCTCAGCTACAGATAGATTCGGAAAATAATGAAACAAAGCATTCTCATCAATCGAGAGATATTGACTTGACTGATGATGGCATCAATACTGACGTGCATCCTGTCCAAGTGAATTACGAAACAGAATTTGATTTGTCGGATGCGAATGAATCTGTCCAAAACGATCAAGTCAAGATCGATTCTTCGGATTACGAATCAGTAAAAGATTTAGAAGTGGGAGAAACGGTACTGAATTTTGACAGTGTGACTGAATCAAACACTGACCAAAGCAACACGATCGATTTTGATTTCTCTGAAGATGCAATTAATTTAGCAGATGACGCTATTCAGAATGCAAAACTTGCAAAAAGCGATAAAGCAAGTGCGCCAAACCATGATCATCCGAGTGCACTGGAGCTAATGGATGAACCAAGTATCTCAGAGCAATTCGATTCTGATGAAGTTGATACTACTTCAAAAGTTATTCCAATTGTTCCTGAATTGGGTTTGGAAAGCATAAATTTGGATATTGAAAGCGCTGATTCTGTTGCTCAAAAAGATAAGGAATCAGATTTAAGTGAGAATAGTGAGCAATGGCAAGAGGTTGAAACTAAGCTTGATTTGGCAAAAGCATACCAAGAAATGGATGATAAAGAAGGTGCTAAAGAAATGTTGGAAGAAGTTATTCGCGATGGAGATGCAAAACAAAAAAGAGCTGCTAAAAAGCTAATGAAGAGCTTGTAA
- the asd gene encoding aspartate-semialdehyde dehydrogenase, whose product MKQVGFVGWRGMVGSVLMQRMREEDDFSLIDPVFFTTSQKGGIGPDIGKEIPVLQDACDIKQLSAMDIIVSCQGGDYTNKIVGQLRQSGWQGYWVDAASALRMEKDAVIILDPINKPVIEQALQDGVKNYIGGNCTVSLMLMAVGGLFEKGLVEWMSAMTYQAASGAGAKNMRELIQQMGETHRAAKDLLDDPASNILDIDREIAETLRDKKFPTENFGVPLAGSLIPWIDKEIANGQSREEWKGQAETNKILGRFDHQIPVDGICVRVGAMRCHSQALTIKLKKDIPLNEIEEIISNANEWVHVVPNHREETTVELTPTAVTGTLSINIGRLRKLAMGGEYLSAFTVGDQLLWGAAEPLRRMLRILIQH is encoded by the coding sequence ATGAAACAAGTTGGTTTTGTTGGTTGGCGCGGCATGGTAGGTTCTGTGCTTATGCAACGCATGCGTGAAGAAGATGATTTTTCACTGATTGATCCGGTTTTTTTTACAACATCACAAAAAGGCGGGATAGGCCCAGATATCGGAAAAGAAATTCCGGTATTGCAAGACGCGTGCGATATTAAACAGCTCAGCGCTATGGATATCATAGTTTCGTGCCAAGGTGGTGACTATACCAATAAGATTGTTGGTCAATTACGCCAGTCTGGTTGGCAGGGCTACTGGGTCGATGCAGCTTCGGCACTGCGCATGGAAAAGGACGCTGTGATTATTCTTGATCCGATCAATAAACCTGTGATTGAGCAAGCATTGCAAGATGGAGTAAAAAATTATATTGGCGGCAATTGTACCGTGAGCTTGATGCTGATGGCAGTTGGAGGATTGTTTGAAAAAGGCTTGGTGGAATGGATGAGCGCCATGACTTATCAGGCGGCGTCTGGAGCAGGAGCCAAGAATATGCGCGAACTGATACAACAAATGGGAGAAACGCATCGCGCGGCTAAGGATTTATTGGATGATCCTGCCTCAAATATACTCGATATCGATCGTGAGATAGCAGAAACATTACGCGATAAAAAATTTCCAACAGAAAACTTTGGCGTGCCATTGGCAGGCAGTCTGATTCCTTGGATTGATAAAGAAATTGCAAATGGACAAAGTCGAGAGGAATGGAAAGGGCAGGCAGAGACGAACAAAATTCTAGGTCGATTTGATCATCAAATTCCTGTCGATGGTATTTGTGTGCGTGTTGGTGCGATGCGTTGCCATAGCCAAGCGCTGACCATTAAATTGAAGAAAGATATTCCTCTAAACGAAATTGAAGAAATTATTTCAAACGCTAATGAGTGGGTTCATGTTGTACCTAATCATCGTGAAGAAACAACTGTAGAGCTGACACCCACCGCTGTGACGGGCACTTTGTCGATTAATATCGGTCGGCTGCGTAAATTGGCGATGGGGGGTGAGTATTTGTCTGCTTTTACCGTGGGCGATCAGTTATTATGGGGAGCTGCAGAACCTTTACGCAGAATGCTGCGGATATTAATTCAACACTGA
- the leuB gene encoding 3-isopropylmalate dehydrogenase has translation MKLAVLAGDGIGPEIVAQAVRVLEALKADGLPIELEYGLIGGCAVDATGEPYPEATHRLASQADAILLGAVGGPKYDALPRHQRPERGLLSIRKELNLFANLRPAILYPELASASSLKYDVVAGLDILIVRELTGDIYFGEPRGIDIRDGHRVGFNTMIYSESEILRIAHVAFQAARKRQKKLCSIDKMNVLECTQLWRDIVTEVAKDYPDVTISHMLVDNAAMQLVRNPKQFDVMVTGNMFGDILSDEASMLTGSIGMLPSASLDQNNKGLYEPIHGSAPDIAGKDLANPLATILSVAMMLRYTFNHEESAYRIEQAIRKVLASGLRTKDIAEPNMPVVGTKAMGDAVLSLL, from the coding sequence ATGAAATTAGCAGTATTAGCAGGCGATGGCATAGGACCAGAAATCGTGGCACAAGCTGTTCGCGTGTTAGAGGCATTAAAAGCTGACGGTCTACCAATTGAATTGGAATATGGTTTAATTGGGGGCTGCGCTGTCGATGCGACCGGGGAGCCTTACCCTGAAGCGACCCATCGTTTAGCCAGTCAGGCTGATGCAATTTTATTGGGTGCAGTAGGTGGGCCAAAATATGATGCATTGCCGCGTCACCAACGCCCTGAGAGAGGTTTGCTTTCTATACGCAAGGAGCTGAATTTATTTGCTAATCTTCGTCCGGCTATTTTATATCCCGAGTTGGCGAGTGCATCCAGTTTGAAATATGATGTCGTTGCGGGTTTGGATATTTTAATTGTACGTGAGCTAACGGGTGATATTTATTTTGGCGAACCGCGTGGTATTGATATACGTGATGGTCATCGTGTTGGTTTTAACACGATGATCTACAGTGAATCAGAAATTCTTCGCATTGCACACGTAGCTTTTCAAGCAGCTAGGAAGCGCCAGAAAAAATTGTGCTCTATAGATAAAATGAATGTGTTGGAATGTACACAGTTGTGGCGTGATATTGTAACAGAAGTAGCCAAAGACTATCCGGATGTCACGATTTCCCATATGCTCGTAGATAATGCAGCAATGCAACTGGTACGAAACCCTAAGCAATTTGATGTGATGGTTACAGGCAATATGTTTGGCGATATTTTGTCTGATGAGGCTTCGATGCTGACAGGTTCAATTGGCATGCTTCCATCGGCTTCCTTGGATCAGAATAATAAAGGATTATATGAACCGATTCATGGTTCAGCACCGGACATCGCTGGTAAAGACCTAGCCAACCCATTGGCGACGATTTTGTCAGTGGCCATGATGTTACGCTATACGTTTAATCATGAAGAATCTGCATATCGGATTGAACAAGCCATAAGAAAAGTACTGGCGTCTGGATTGAGAACAAAAGATATAGCCGAACCCAATATGCCTGTGGTTGGGACCAAAGCTATGGGCGATGCAGTACTGTCGCTACTGTAG
- the leuD gene encoding 3-isopropylmalate dehydratase small subunit, with translation MEKFLTFTGLVAPLDRANVDTDAIIPKQFLKSIKRSGFGQYLFDEWRFLDHGEPGMDLSKRQLNSGFVLNQPRYQGAQILLARANFGCGSSREHAPWALQDYGFRVVIASSFADIFFNNCFKIGLLPIVLNTAILDLLFVAVAMHPGYQLSVDLQKQSVCTPDNRSFEFEIDTFRKHCLLHGLDEIGLTLQHADEIKAFENKRRQEQPWLF, from the coding sequence ATGGAAAAATTCCTAACATTTACTGGTTTAGTTGCACCTCTTGATCGCGCTAATGTCGATACCGATGCGATTATTCCCAAACAATTCCTCAAATCCATCAAGCGTTCCGGTTTTGGTCAGTATTTATTTGATGAGTGGCGCTTTCTGGATCATGGAGAACCGGGTATGGATTTATCAAAGCGTCAGCTTAATTCAGGGTTTGTGTTGAACCAGCCCAGATATCAAGGAGCTCAAATTTTATTAGCGCGTGCTAATTTTGGTTGTGGGTCGAGCAGGGAACATGCACCGTGGGCACTACAGGACTATGGCTTTCGAGTCGTTATTGCATCGAGTTTTGCAGATATATTTTTTAATAACTGTTTTAAGATAGGATTGCTGCCGATCGTCTTGAATACGGCGATATTGGATTTACTGTTTGTGGCGGTTGCAATGCATCCAGGCTATCAATTGTCCGTAGATCTTCAAAAGCAAAGTGTTTGTACACCTGACAATAGGAGCTTTGAGTTTGAAATAGATACTTTTCGTAAGCACTGCTTATTGCACGGATTGGATGAGATCGGACTTACTCTGCAGCATGCGGATGAAATCAAGGCTTTTGAAAATAAAAGACGTCAAGAACAACCTTGGTTATTCTAA